The DNA segment TCTGCGACAAGGCCGTCTGCATGGAATACACCAATGCTGACGGTGGAAAGTCGAAGCGATGGATCACGATGCGCAGCATCGACGAGGACGGACCAACGCCGAAGTTTTTCGCCTATTGCTGGGTGCGCCGCCAAGTGCGCTCCTTCCGGGCCGATCGCGTAGAAACGTTTATAGACTGTGATGGCGAATGCATCTCCGGGCGGGATTTTTTCGAGAGAATCGGCGTTAATCTCCCGCCGCCCGCCTCAGTAAGCCGGTCACGCAAGAAGAGCCGGAAAGCCGATACGGAACACAGCAGCTATAACAGCAGCAGCGGAACCGCCGCCACCACGGAGTCTGCTGGAACAGGAAACACTATCGCAACGCTCGTCTTTATCGGCTTTGTTATTTACCTGATCAGCCTGCTCTTTTAACCTAAAAAGGTTGTTTTCTGCAATCATTATAAACCGAGAGTAAGCATTGCCGACATCTTGGAGACGCAGGAAATCTCTACAAAACAATGAATTGTGCTTGATTTGCGCATATTATGCGCTATAATCGGAGGCGTGGTCAGGGGGCGGGCTGGTCCGCCTCCCCGCCACGAAACAGAGGAAGAGCATGGAAAAACTTCCATTCTTCCTCTCCCTTCGGGTTAAATTTCTGGGTCTTACCCTGAAACTTGTAATCCGGAGGTAGAGGACACCGGGAGGGAGAGATCAGCTCTCTCCCGGACCTCTGAAAGGATAAGGCAGCACTCATGAAAATGCAACTCCGTGGATTTGCCGCCGCCTTGCTGCTGGCAGCCCTTCTGGGGGCCTTGGCCTTGCTTGTCAGCGGGTTGCTCGCGGCCTTGGCGATAGCTGTACCTGTTCTTGTTATTCTGGCCGTGCTGTTTGGAAAACCAGTGCAGGAGGATGACCAATGACACCACGTGATTTCAGGGCCTGGCGGCGAAAGATGGGCCTGACCCAAGAGCAGGCGGCTGAACTTCTTGGCATGGGCCGTACTGCTGTATCACAGTACGACACAGGCAAACGCCGCGCCCCGGCAGAGGTTATAGAGACAGTGCCCCGGTATATTGCGCTGGCATGCGCAGCCATCAGCCACGGACTTGCGCCGTATGGTTCGGATGAGGAGGAAGGCCGCTAGGCCTTCTCACAGGCAGAAATATCGGTTGTGAATCCGCCGCTCCCGATCAGGTCATCGGCATCTATGCCAAGGATATTCGCCAGACTGCTCGCCATAATGGGCGACATAACCCGACGCCCTGTTTCCAGTTGCGAAATATAGTTCGCCGTACATCCGGCCTTCTCTGCAAGGCTTTTCTGTGACAAGCCTCGGTATGTCCGGTAGACATGCAGCGGGTTCTCACCGTCCAAAAGCCTGTTGACCAGAGCGGCTGGCCATGTCTCTTCGTTCGGGTCATGTGTGGCAAGGACGAGCGCGGCGAGATCCTCATCGCTTAAGGCCGATTCCGCTTGTTCTGCGAGCCGCCGGAATATCTCAAACGGCAGCACCACCCCTACCGGAGAGCCTGTGTGGTCCTTTATGACCGATACTTTCAGCATGGTATCCTCTTATAGGTTAGTAGGCGCTTCCGCGCGGGGCTATCTTCTGCACATCCAGCACGAAGCCGTCTTCGGAATAAATAACGCGGTATGTACCAACACGCAGGCGGTACATACCCGTACCCACCAGCGGCTTTATATCCAAATCGGGCCGCGCGGGATTTTCTGCCAATTGCGTTATTTTTTCCCGAATTTGGTGGGCGCGGTCCCGTGGGATCTTTAGCAGGGCCTTTCTGGCCGCCCTGCTGTATTCAATTTCAAGCACCGCCCGCGATCCTCACCAACCTTCAGTTTTGGCAAGGTACTCTGTAAAGATGTCTGTGTCAATATTATATATTACCTCTGTCAATATCGCAGTATGACTGTGGCATACTATACAGCTAAGCCGCTAGACCTTCTCACAGGCAGAAATATCGGTTGTAAATCCGCCGCTCCCATCGATTGTGTGCGTAACATCGTCGGCGATCCAGTTCATGCGGCAGATCTCCGGGGACCAGCCGACAAGGTTCAGCGGCATTCCGGCGCACAGGTCGGGCTTGCCGAGCGCCAGCGACAGAGTCAATTCATTGGCGCCGCGCTGGCGCTGCTTCCACGCTGCAGCCGCTGCGTCCTCCGCATCCTTGCGGCTGGTGTATATCTTTTTAAGGGTCTTGACCGATCCCCCCTCGCGACCCGCTATAACCGTCTCGGTAGATCCTGTTGACAGGTTATGCCACTTGGCTGCGATGCCTGTTGTTGATCCCTCGCGATCAGACGTGCGGAAGCTGTGGCGGTCGCTGTCCCGACGGTTGATGGTTAGAGACGGCATTGCCGCCCCAGAGGCCGTAACACCGGACGCGGCTGGCAGGAACAGCAAGCGACCGGCCTTGATCGTTGACAGCGCGTCATGATCTTCACCCAGACGGCTGATGAAGTTGAGGTCGCTTTCGTTGGTCTGGTCGATGTGATCGATTGCAATTGCCGCCAGATCCGGGTGAATGGCGGAGGCCAATCCATGGCGCTCGGCAATGGATCCAAGAACTGAACCAATGTTTGTCGCCTCGTAACTGGCCTCGCGCTGGTCCTTCAGCGCCCCCTGAAAATCAGCCGATCGCGCCGTAATCCGGATGACATCCGGCGGTCCCTCGTGTCCGATTTCATCAACAACAAACTGGCCCTTGTCGACGAGGGCCTCCCCCTTCCAACCTATCGCCAGCGACAACCTGACGCCGCGTGCGGGCAGGGCAATCGATCCATCATCAAACACACTCAGTTCAAGCTGGTCTGCCTCCATGCCGGATTTGTCCAAAAGTCGAAGCGCGAGAAGGCGATGCGCAAAGGCTGTTGTGATGTCCCGGTCTTCCGCAAGGATACGCCAGTCCGGTATCATGGGCGGCTGTCCATCAGGCGGCCAAGCTGGGTAATATCATCTGGATAACGCCGCAACTTCAGACTAAAGCTAACCTTTTGCGGTGCTCCATTTTTCAGGATATGGGAGCGACCTTCCTCAACAGAGTCAATGACCCACGGCCCGAGATTTTCACCCGTCCCGGCAGTCAACAGCCATGCCTTGCCGGTCGCTGCCATCTCGCGCAGCCTATCCAGCGTCTCAGGCCCCCCGGAGACACCGCGTGCCAAGGTGCCATCAATGGTGACCGTCTCTGACCCCGGCCCCGTCCACTGCAAGGCGGGCGTATAACCGATCCGGGCCTTTTCCTCCCATCGCTGCTGGGTGGACCGCTTGATGCTCTCGAACGGGGCGGTTTGTATCGAGAACGTAAATAACCCGAGCGACAACAACACAACCTAGTCCTCCTCGTCATACATGCGGGCGCGTGCATTCGACCGTTCGCGGGCCATCATCTTTTCAAGCTCAAGGCGGACTGCACGCGCTATGTCTGTTTCGGACTGTCCCGCAGCCGCATGAATCGTGATGGATACGCCGCCCATATCAACACCATGGCCCGAAGGGGCCTTGGCAACGGCTGCGCCGGAAACCGTTGCGGCGACACCGGCGGTTGCTGCAACCTTGACCGTCTTTTTGGCCAGATCACCACCAACGCCGGACAGGGCGCTTCCGGCAGCAGACACGGCTTCACCAAAGCCGCCGGTCAAGCGGGCAATCATATCGCTGACCCAAACCAGTGGGGCCTTGATCGCTTCGATCCCGCTTGTAATGCATCCCCAAGCCTGCGCAAACGTGTCGGACAGCCCCTGCCACAAGGCACCCAGATAACCGGCAATCGGCTCCCAGTTTGAAACAACAAGTCCAAGCGGGGTCCAGGCAAAGGCCGTCTTTATGACGTCCCATGCGCCAGCAAAAATACCGGACACACTCTGCCAGAGGCGCGCGAAGAAAGCCTTGATCGGCTCCCAGTACACAACAATCAACGTAACGGCAGCGGCGATGGCCATGACCGCCAGCACAATGGGGTTCATCAGGAATGCGAGATTCAACTGCTTTACCCACGTCAGAAGAGCCGGAAAGACAGTTTTGGCCACCGCCCCCATAAACCCGATGGCCCCGGAGAACAGACCGACACCACCCCCGGCAAGTCCGGCCTTGATGCCAAGCGAAACAACCGCGAAGCGCAGAATAGCAATGGGGCCTATAATGGCAGCCGCAACGGTTGCAAGGATACCGCCGACCAACACAAGTCCAGCAACAGATGCGGCAACCTTGAACAGGGTCCCGGCCAGTGCCGGGTTGGCCTTGACCCATTCCGCTGTCGACCGCACCACAGATGTTGCGGACTGAACAAGATCGCGCAATGGAGAGGTCTGGGTTTGGGACAGGGTGATATTCAGGCCCTCGACCGCTGACCAGAAGCCCTGAATATCCCCGGCGGCATTGTCCCCCATTGTTTTGGCCAAGCGACTGGCCTCGCCCCCGGCTTGTTTCAGAACCTCTGAAAATTTGCTGATAGCCCCCTCACCCTCACGCTCCACCAAGGACGCCATGGCCGCCCCGGCTTCGGTTCCAGCAATCGCCGTGAAGGCGGCCAGACGATCCGCACTCCCCAAGTCCTTGGTACCCTTGGCCACATCCGCCAGTATTTCTGTGATGGGGCGCATGTTGCCCGCCGCGTCCTGAGTCGCGACCGACAACTCGAGCAATGCCTTCCGCGCACCGCCCGGCGGGCTGGCAAGGCGGGAAAACAGGGCACGCAGGGCTGTACCGGCCTGGGCACCCTGTATCCCGATATTGCCCAACAGGCCAGACATGGCCGAGACATCCTCGACCGACGCCCCGACCTGACGGGCAATCGGTGCGGTATACTTCATGGTTTCACCCAGCATCCCAAGGTCCACATTGGCCCGCGTAAAGGTTGCGGCCATCACGTCCCCGAGCCGTGACATTTCCGCAGCCTCAAGGCCAAAGCCCGACAGGATATTGCTGGCGATGTCGGCAGCCTCACCAAGGTTGGTATTGCCTGCTTTTGCGAGATCGAGCATGCCGGGCATAGAAGCCAGGATCTGTTTTGCATCGAAACCGGCCATAGCCAGCTTTTGCATACCTTCAGCCGCTTCGGACGCCGAGAAACTGGTTGTTGCCCCCAACGCCATCGCCTGCTGTCCCAAAGCCGCAAATTCCGCCGATGTTTTGTCGAGCCGGGCGACAGCGCCAACGGCTGACATTTGCTTCTCGAAGGCAATTCCGTCGCGCAAGACCACACCCATTCCGGCCAGCATTCCACCTCCGGTTGCAACACCGCTGGCTCCGGCCATCGCCAAGCCACCTGCCCGAGCCGTTGCCCGATCCATACGGCTGCGGGCAATGGCTGTCGCTGTTGACTTCTTTTGCAGGGCCTCAAGTGCGCTGGCTTGGCCCTCCGCAGCCTTCTGGACTGCACCCAGATCCTTCTTCAGGGCTTTCTGTGCCGAAGCCAGTTTACGTGTATCAATGCCCGCCAAAGACAATTCACGCCGCATGGAGCTTGTTTTTTTTGCCAAATCAAACTGAGACTGCTCCAGCCTCTGAACCTCTTGGCGCGCGAAGGCAAATGCACGCTTCGCTTTCTTGCTGTCCTCTCCACCAGCCGCCAGCGCCCGTCCCAGATCACGGGCCTTGCTCCGCGCCGCATCCAGAGATGATGTGTTGTCCCGGAGCATTTTTTTGAGTCGGGAGAATTCACCAACGCCCGCAGACTTTTTGTGCAACGTCTGTAACTGCTCGGACGTCCCACGCATGGCCTCCTTCAGCTTCTCCGCCGATGACCGCGCCGTCTTGAAAGGCGCGGTCATCTTGTCGACCGCCGCCATGGTTACCTGAATCTTCAAATCACTCACGGCGTAAACTCCTTTGCCGCGCGGGCCTCGGCCTCTGCGAAATCAATCGCAAGCGCATAGGCTTCGGCATAACGATCCAGGGTCAGGGCTTCAAAAACCGGCGGAGGAAACGACCCCGGAAACACTTTCATCAAAATTCCCCAAGCCATCAGGGCGTCGTCGGGGATGCCGTCTCCGCACGTTCGAAAAAACCGGCCACCGCTGTGCAAACCGCCAGCAGGTCGGCTGCGCTCATCCGGTCGAGGGCTTCCTGCGTCAGGGGCTCTGTGGTGATGCGGAGAACAAGGGCAAAGATTGCGGAGGTATCAAATGAAAAGACCTCGGTCATCTTCAGGCCCCGCAAATCACCGGCCAAGGGAACACGCAATTTCAGCGCCGTTACCTTGCTGCCATTGACCGTGATCGGGGTTGTGAGTGCAACAGTTTGCATCGAATGAACTCCTTAGTTGGATAAACGTATTAATATTAACTAGATGCCTATTTTTGGGAGATCCGGCATGCCGGGCAGACCTATAGCCCGTGAAATCGCGCTGGCTCTGTCAATGCCACCGACCAGTTCTGTGCCGCCGAGCATGTCGATCTCAACCAGCTTCGAACCATTGGACGAGTAGCAGTAGTAGGTGAGAGGCATTTCAACCTTCATTTTTGCCATGTCTTTCGCCTTGATCGTGCCCATGTCAATCGACTTCCAGCGCCCACGAACCGTGATATCGACCGCTGATGTTCCAACACCGTCGGCAGCCAGACCGGCAGCAACAAAGCGCACACCAAGCCCGCCAACATCGGACAATCCCCAAGCGCGCAAAACATCGGAATTGAACTCCCCGAGAGTGAACTCCATCTTGAGCGGCTCCATTCCGAGATCGACAAGAACCGGACCCGCCATCCCGGCAGCCCGCCACTCTTCCGTGGACCGCTCCAGCTTTGGCAGAACGACTTCCTCTGCGATTCCCGCCATACCCCGTCCATCTATGAACACATTGAAATTCTTCAATATCATCGGCAACATGCTGTTATCTCCTTCTGTAAGGTCAGGCCGCCATGGCCGAGGCAAAATCCATCAGGTATCCGTCCGTGATCTTCTGCTCGAACATCAGGTTTTCAAGCGGAGGGACGGGTGTGTAATCGTAGGAGACGAGGAGCTTTCCGGCCTTCAGCGTCGTGGCATCGTTCCTGGCCGGATCGAACCAAGCATTGCCGCCGATCAGATATCCATTCCGGACCAGTTCACGCATTTTGGCGTTGACCCCGTCAACAATGTCACGGGCCAGCATGGGATGAAGCGGTTTGTCCATCGCCCAGAAATGGGCCTCCGCCATCGTGTCAGCCAAGATATGGGCTGTCCGCGTGTAATTCTCGAACGCAAACAGGGGATCAGCCGAGCAGGTCCGCGACCCCCAGAAGCGGTACCCGTCCTTGCGGATCAATGTTGTGACATCGGCGGCGTTCAGAAGCCCGGCATCCGTGGCCGGATTCTGCAGATCCCAGAACACATCCTTGCTGATTCCGGTTACGCCTTGAACAACGACGTTTGATAGTGTCTTGTGCCAACCGATGTCTTCGTCAATCTTGGCCCGCAGACCCAGTGCACGGGCTGTCGCCCACTCTGTCCGGCTGGCACTGGACGCATTGTCCCATGACTGGAAGTCAGGCCAGATCACCATCAGTTCGCGGTTTCCAAAATTCTGGCGGTAGGCAATGGCCGCATCCCGATTGACGCAGCCGTGGGCGGCGACATAGGCAAAGGCACGGGTCTTCGCGGCAATTGACGCAAGCTCGACGGCAACGGGCTTTGTATCCAGGCCAGGCGCTCCAAGAATACGCGGCGTCAGGCCGAACATGGCCTTGGCAGCCGTCAATGCCTGCAAGCCGGTTTTCATCCCGTCAGCCGTTACGCCGCCAATCACGTTGGTTGTTGTTTTGGCGGGCGTGTCGCCCTCCGGGACACGAACAACAACCGTTGCCGGGTTCCCGTGATCCTTGATCGCAGCAAGGACATGGGGGAGCGTGCCAGAATCCCCCGCCTTCCCGAGACCGGACATAATGTCCGTCAAAAGCACCGGGCGGTTCAGCGGAAAAGCTCCGGCATCGGCATCGGCACCTGTTGCAACAAATCCGATAACGGCACTCTCTATGGTCCGGATGGGGCGAATACCGTTGCTGGCTTCAATAACGCGGACGCCATGATGATAATCGGCAGCCATGACTCTCTCCTTCTTGCGTGGTTTTATTCACCGTCCGGCGTGTGCGGCCAGTGCGTGTCGTTGTAGTAATCGGGT comes from the Haematospirillum jordaniae genome and includes:
- a CDS encoding phage tail protein; this translates as MLLSLGLFTFSIQTAPFESIKRSTQQRWEEKARIGYTPALQWTGPGSETVTIDGTLARGVSGGPETLDRLREMAATGKAWLLTAGTGENLGPWVIDSVEEGRSHILKNGAPQKVSFSLKLRRYPDDITQLGRLMDSRP
- a CDS encoding phage tail tape measure protein, which produces MSDLKIQVTMAAVDKMTAPFKTARSSAEKLKEAMRGTSEQLQTLHKKSAGVGEFSRLKKMLRDNTSSLDAARSKARDLGRALAAGGEDSKKAKRAFAFARQEVQRLEQSQFDLAKKTSSMRRELSLAGIDTRKLASAQKALKKDLGAVQKAAEGQASALEALQKKSTATAIARSRMDRATARAGGLAMAGASGVATGGGMLAGMGVVLRDGIAFEKQMSAVGAVARLDKTSAEFAALGQQAMALGATTSFSASEAAEGMQKLAMAGFDAKQILASMPGMLDLAKAGNTNLGEAADIASNILSGFGLEAAEMSRLGDVMAATFTRANVDLGMLGETMKYTAPIARQVGASVEDVSAMSGLLGNIGIQGAQAGTALRALFSRLASPPGGARKALLELSVATQDAAGNMRPITEILADVAKGTKDLGSADRLAAFTAIAGTEAGAAMASLVEREGEGAISKFSEVLKQAGGEASRLAKTMGDNAAGDIQGFWSAVEGLNITLSQTQTSPLRDLVQSATSVVRSTAEWVKANPALAGTLFKVAASVAGLVLVGGILATVAAAIIGPIAILRFAVVSLGIKAGLAGGGVGLFSGAIGFMGAVAKTVFPALLTWVKQLNLAFLMNPIVLAVMAIAAAVTLIVVYWEPIKAFFARLWQSVSGIFAGAWDVIKTAFAWTPLGLVVSNWEPIAGYLGALWQGLSDTFAQAWGCITSGIEAIKAPLVWVSDMIARLTGGFGEAVSAAGSALSGVGGDLAKKTVKVAATAGVAATVSGAAVAKAPSGHGVDMGGVSITIHAAAGQSETDIARAVRLELEKMMARERSNARARMYDEED
- a CDS encoding phage tail assembly protein, whose protein sequence is MQTVALTTPITVNGSKVTALKLRVPLAGDLRGLKMTEVFSFDTSAIFALVLRITTEPLTQEALDRMSAADLLAVCTAVAGFFERAETASPTTP
- a CDS encoding type II toxin-antitoxin system RelE family toxin, producing MLEIEYSRAARKALLKIPRDRAHQIREKITQLAENPARPDLDIKPLVGTGMYRLRVGTYRVIYSEDGFVLDVQKIAPRGSAY
- a CDS encoding phage major tail tube protein, which produces MLPMILKNFNVFIDGRGMAGIAEEVVLPKLERSTEEWRAAGMAGPVLVDLGMEPLKMEFTLGEFNSDVLRAWGLSDVGGLGVRFVAAGLAADGVGTSAVDITVRGRWKSIDMGTIKAKDMAKMKVEMPLTYYCYSSNGSKLVEIDMLGGTELVGGIDRASAISRAIGLPGMPDLPKIGI
- a CDS encoding helix-turn-helix domain-containing protein; this encodes MLKVSVIKDHTGSPVGVVLPFEIFRRLAEQAESALSDEDLAALVLATHDPNEETWPAALVNRLLDGENPLHVYRTYRGLSQKSLAEKAGCTANYISQLETGRRVMSPIMASSLANILGIDADDLIGSGGFTTDISACEKA
- a CDS encoding phage tail sheath protein, translated to MAADYHHGVRVIEASNGIRPIRTIESAVIGFVATGADADAGAFPLNRPVLLTDIMSGLGKAGDSGTLPHVLAAIKDHGNPATVVVRVPEGDTPAKTTTNVIGGVTADGMKTGLQALTAAKAMFGLTPRILGAPGLDTKPVAVELASIAAKTRAFAYVAAHGCVNRDAAIAYRQNFGNRELMVIWPDFQSWDNASSASRTEWATARALGLRAKIDEDIGWHKTLSNVVVQGVTGISKDVFWDLQNPATDAGLLNAADVTTLIRKDGYRFWGSRTCSADPLFAFENYTRTAHILADTMAEAHFWAMDKPLHPMLARDIVDGVNAKMRELVRNGYLIGGNAWFDPARNDATTLKAGKLLVSYDYTPVPPLENLMFEQKITDGYLMDFASAMAA
- a CDS encoding contractile injection system protein, VgrG/Pvc8 family, with the translated sequence MIPDWRILAEDRDITTAFAHRLLALRLLDKSGMEADQLELSVFDDGSIALPARGVRLSLAIGWKGEALVDKGQFVVDEIGHEGPPDVIRITARSADFQGALKDQREASYEATNIGSVLGSIAERHGLASAIHPDLAAIAIDHIDQTNESDLNFISRLGEDHDALSTIKAGRLLFLPAASGVTASGAAMPSLTINRRDSDRHSFRTSDREGSTTGIAAKWHNLSTGSTETVIAGREGGSVKTLKKIYTSRKDAEDAAAAAWKQRQRGANELTLSLALGKPDLCAGMPLNLVGWSPEICRMNWIADDVTHTIDGSGGFTTDISACEKV
- a CDS encoding helix-turn-helix domain-containing protein, encoding MTPRDFRAWRRKMGLTQEQAAELLGMGRTAVSQYDTGKRRAPAEVIETVPRYIALACAAISHGLAPYGSDEEEGR